The region CCGTGTTTTTTGAACGACACCCTTGTTTGGCCAAGGGCCTGCGTCAGTTCGACATGGACAGTATGATGCTTGAGCAGCTGGCAGCCATGGTAAATCTGGAAAACTTCACGCCTGCGCTGGTTGCAAAGCATTGGCTTGAAAACAATCGGGTTCAGTGGCGTAAGTGGTTTGCCAAATGTATTGGATAGCTTTGTACAAGAAATATAAAACAACATAAGTGGAGATCTTGAACTAAGCTTTTAATACCTGTCTACTTTATATGTCAGGATGACGCTGGAGGTGCCGTGAGCATCAAGTTAAAGCTTATTGTAAGCGTCTCAGCTCTTGTCACTGTTGCACTTATTATTTTGTCCTTTAGTGTGGTCAAAGTTACTCAAAGAGATGTGGCCAGGACCCTCGCTATGCAGATCGAGCACCGCCTGGTGGGACTCAGAGACGCAAAGAAAGAACAGCTCTCGGCGTATTTTGACTTCATCAATGGCCAATTAATGACGTTGGCTGCAAGTGAAGCTACTCGTAATGCGGCACTACAATTCACCGATACTTTTAAACACGTGGGTGTGCAGCCCGATGAAGAGGCTTTGAGTCGCTATTATCGTGATGAATTCGGACAGGTATTTACGCAAAGAAATGGTATACCGACGGACACACGGCGCCTGTTGAATGCCCTTGATGCACCTGCTAAGTACTGGCAGGACAAGTACATAGCACAAAATACACACCCATTGGGGAGTAAAAATGCGCTGAAAAGCCTACAAGATGGTAGTAAGTATGATGCTGCCCATCATCTGCATCACCCTTTTTTCAATAGTTTCTTAGAGCAGTTTGGTTATTACGATATTTTTATCGTAGATGCAAAAAGCGGTCATGTAGTGTATTCCGTATTCAAGGAATTGGACTATGCGACGTCACTGCTGAATGGTCCATATACGCAAAGTGGGCTAGGTGAAGTTTTCAGAGCTGCCAGAACACTCTCTTCGGGAGAGGTGGCCTTTGTTGATTTTGCCCCGTATTTACCGTCTTATAATGCCGCAGCGTCGTTTGTTGCGACGCCGATAGTCAAAGAAGGAAATATCCTGGCTGTGCTGGTATTTCAAATGCCCATCGACAGACTCAATGATATCCTGACTTACCAGCAGAACTGGCAAGCACGTGGGCTGGGAGAGTCGGGCGAAACCTATCTTGTAGGTAGTGACTTTAAAATGCGTAGCATGAGCCGCTTCTTACTGGAAGATAAAGCAGGTTATCTGCAGGTACTGGAACAAGCTAAAGTAGACTCAAAGGTTATCGCTGCAATAAACAGATTTGATACATCGGTCGGGTTGCAAAGTGTTCGCACTCAGGCTGTTGAAGCCGCCCTGTCAGGCCAATCTGGATTTGCCATCATTGAAGACTATCGCAATATTGCCGTGGCATCTGCATATACTTTCGTTGAGATAAATGGCGAAACCTGGGCGTTATTGAGCGAGCTGGACCAGTCTGAGGCTTTTGCAGATGTAGAGGAAATTACCAATCAGATAACAAAGATGGCGATTATAATAACCGTCATATTGATAGCTATTGCCCTGCTTTGTGCATGGGGGCTTGGTAACGTTATTGCGACACCCATTCAAAAGATGAGTCGTTTTATCAATGAGGTTGCGACATCACTGGATTTAACTTTGCGCTTCAACGGGTCTAATAGTCAGGACGAAATGGGGCAGGTAGAGCGAGCTTTGAACTCTATGTTTGAAACCTTTACCGATACCTTAAATCAGGTCAATCTTAGCGCCGAAAAGCTGTCCTGTCAGATGGCACAATTACAAGCAAACTTTACAGAGCTGACGAATAAGAGCGATACACAAACGGATCTAACTGTACACATTGCTGCAGCAATGGAGCAGATGGCTGCAACCTCGGAAGACGTCGCTAAAAATGCACAGTATACCAGCGAAGCCAGTCACGATGCTGTTAGCGCGTCAGAGCAGGGAAAGAGTAATGTGGCCAAGAATATGCAGTCATCCCGTAGCCTGGAGCAGGCGATGGATCTGACTATGCAACAAATGACGGCTTTACAGGAACAATCCAATAACATCAGCCAGGTATTAGAGGTGATCCAGACAATTGCGGAGCAAACTAATTTGCTGGCATTAAATGCTGCGATTGAGGCAGCCCGAGCGGGTGAGCAAGGCAGAGGGTTTTCTGTTGTGGCCGATGAAGTAAGATCTTTGGCGCAGCGGACTCAGCAATCGACAGAAGAGATAAATCGTATGATACAAGGTCTTCAAAGTGGTTCGGCAAATGCGATGTCAGCGATACGTGAAGCACATGCGTTAACAGAGAATAACTTATCATCGACGGACTGCACACGGGATTCATTGCAGCAAATTAATGACCAAATTTGTAAAATCGAAGCCTTTAATGAACAAATGGCGACGGCGGCCACTGAACAAAGTGCCGTGGCCAAAGACGTAACTCAGCAAATATCAGATATCACAACCTTGGCTCAGGCAAACTGTGCGATTATCACAGAGGTCAATTCAATGGCCGCTGCTGCGGATGAGGATGCGCTATTACTCAAGCAGCAGATCAGCAAATTTCATCTGTAACACAGGCGTTCAGGCAGATTTTCTAACAATCAACTTAGGCGGTAGCAGGGTGTCGGTCACCGTTTCCCCTTTAATCAAACTAAGCAGGTTGTTGACCAACATTTGGCCTGCCAGCGTGGTGTTTTGTTGCACTGTGGTCAATGCCGGTGAAATAAAACTGGCAGCAGCGATATTGTCAAAACCAATCACAGCAACATCACCTGGTACGTCTTTACCAGCTTCTTTAAGCGCTTTGAGTGCACCAATGGCGATGAGATCGCTGGCTGCAAATAGCGCATCAAAGTGAATATTGTTGGCCAGTAAAGAGCGGGTAGCATGATAGCCAGACTCTTCTGTTGAAATGGCGTTGGCGATTTGACGCTCGGGTAATGCTAACCCTTGTGCTGTCAGGGTATCTCGAAAGCCTTTGAAGCGCGCGAAAAATTCCGGGCTGTGATCGGATGCGTCACCAATGAACACATACTGCGAGCGGTTTTGCTGTAACAAGTGTTCTGCAGCCAGCTTACCACCACCGTAGTTATCACAACTGACCGTTAAATCTTCCCGTCCGTCGACCGTTGCGCCCCAGCAGACAAACTTAGTGTCCTGAGAGAGCAATTGCTGAAGACGAGACTGATAGTCCATGTAATCACCGTAACCAAGCAGAATAATGCCATCGGCCCTGTGGCTGTCTTCATAATCAGCTCGCCAGTCCTGACTGGTGGATTGAAAGGAGACAAGCAAGTCATAGCCTTGTTTTGCACATGCTCGGGTGATGCTTCCCAGCATATTTAGAAAGAAGGGGTTGATCTGCGACTCGTCCCCAGTTGGGTCCTCGAATAACAACAGTGCCAGTGTGCTGCTTTGCTGAGTGCGCAGGTTACTGGCGTTTTTATCGACTTTATAATTAAGCTGCTTTGCCACTTCCCAGACGCGACGTCGGGTCTCTTCATTAACAAGCGGGCTATTTCTTAGCGCGCGTGACACGGTAGACTGGGAGACACCCGCAAAGTGGGCGATATCAAAAGAGGTGGCTTTGCCTTTAGGTTTCATAGTGTATTTGTTCTGAGTGATAACCTGATTATTGTCAGCGAATGAATAAAATTTGCAAGCGTAATATCATTGCTGCTGTCCTGGTAACATACTTGACCGAGCGGATTACCAAAAGATTGCGGGTCTTTGTAATAGTTGCTGTGAAAATACGCAGTTAGTAATTGCCAGGTCGATCCAGAGAAAATTTTTATTGCCTCCATCTGACACCGGTGTCATAATGTCGCTGTTTTATCATTTTGTTGTCAAAACGTATTGGCTGTCCCTCCGGGGACAGCATTTTTTCAGCTGAACGTGCAAAGTTATACAGCTGAACATTGGCATCATCACCCGAGCCAGTTACCTTGGAAGTTGTGCACTCAGTGCACCCGGATAAAAGAGAAAAACAACATGAGCCAGACAACACCTCATAGCTCGAATAATAAAGGCCACGTGTTTGAGCCTATTGTCGTCGCGGATATCGGCGGTACCAACGCCCGTTTTGCCGTTATAACCCAGTACGATTCGAGTACTAATCAGTTTGTAATAAGTCACCAGTCAACGTATCCCAGCGCCGAATTTCCCTCTTTTGAATCTGCCATCAGTCGCTACCTAAATGAACTCCCCATAGCTAAGCCGTTGCGTGCATGTCTGGCTGTGGCCGGGCCGGTGAAGGCACAGCAGGTTTATTTGACTAATTTAGGGTGGCAATTTAACAGTCAGGATATTAAACAGCAATTTGGTTTTAGCGAATTAGCGGTCATCAATGATTTTGCTGCTTTTGCATACGCTGCGCCCTACCTGGACCCAGAACAAAATATCGAAATAAAATCGGGTCAGGCCCAAGCCGGTGCCAATATTGCCGTGATGGGACCGGGCACTGGTTTTGGGGCTGCATGCCTTGCCAGAGACATAAACGGCAGTGCTGTGATGAGCTGTGAAGCTGGTCATATCAGTCTCGCTGCGGTCACTGAACTGGACCAACAGCTGTTGGTCGCGTTGAAGCAGGAGATTGCGCATGTTTCAGTTGAAGAAGTCTTTTCGGGTCGTGGTTTAGCACATTTGTACCAAGCTATGGCAAAAGTAAAAGGACACACGGCTGAGAGATTGAGCGCAGAGCAGATCAGTGAGCGAGCAGCAGAATGTGAGATCTGTGATGCTACGCTGAATCACTTCTGTGACTGGATTGGTAGTGTTGCCGGTGATCTGTCTTTAACTTTTGGTGCATTGGGTGGTGTATTCATTGGGGGAGGAATTCTGCCTCGGATGGCGCAACGTTTAAAGTCAAGCCAGTTTGCTGAACGGTTTGTCACCAAAGGCCCGATGAGTCAATATGCGGGTCAGATCCCAGTCACTTTAGTAGTACAGGAAAATATCCCTTTGATTGGCGCTGCTGCGTGCTTACATGAGCGTGCCAGTACCAGATAGTCAGGACAAGTGTAATGAAAAAAGTGACCATTAACAGTGTCGCGCAGTATGCGGGTGTGTCGAAAAAGACAGTGTCCCGGGTATTGAATAATGAACCTAATGTCAGCCCTGCAACGCGCGAGAAAGTACTCAAAGTTTTTAAGGAGCTGGATTATCGTCCAAACCCTATTGCGCGTGGATTAGCGCGAAACAAGAGTTTCATTATTGGCTGCCTGTATGACAATCCAAGTAAAAGCTATATAACCCGTGTACAAAGTGGTGCATTAGAAGCCTGTCATAAACATAATTACAACTTACTGATCCACCCTTGTGAGCTTCGCGGCGAGGCATTGATTGATAATATTGATCAATTGCTGACAACGTCCCGACTGGATGGTCTTGTATTGACGCCTCCGTTTTCTGATTCACGCGAACTAATAGATTTTCTCAAGCAGAAAAATATCAACTATGCGTTGGTAGCTTCAGCTATTCAGGATGATGAGTCTATTTCTATCTGTAGCAATGATGAGCAGGGGGCTTATGAGCTAACTGAACACCTCATCGCGCTCGGTCATACCGATATTGCCTTCATCAAAGGTCACCCGGACCACAGCGCCACTGAAAATCGCTTTAACGGATACAAACGAGCACTAGA is a window of Pseudoalteromonas sp. R3 DNA encoding:
- the glk gene encoding glucokinase, producing the protein MSQTTPHSSNNKGHVFEPIVVADIGGTNARFAVITQYDSSTNQFVISHQSTYPSAEFPSFESAISRYLNELPIAKPLRACLAVAGPVKAQQVYLTNLGWQFNSQDIKQQFGFSELAVINDFAAFAYAAPYLDPEQNIEIKSGQAQAGANIAVMGPGTGFGAACLARDINGSAVMSCEAGHISLAAVTELDQQLLVALKQEIAHVSVEEVFSGRGLAHLYQAMAKVKGHTAERLSAEQISERAAECEICDATLNHFCDWIGSVAGDLSLTFGALGGVFIGGGILPRMAQRLKSSQFAERFVTKGPMSQYAGQIPVTLVVQENIPLIGAAACLHERASTR
- a CDS encoding methyl-accepting chemotaxis protein; protein product: MQIEHRLVGLRDAKKEQLSAYFDFINGQLMTLAASEATRNAALQFTDTFKHVGVQPDEEALSRYYRDEFGQVFTQRNGIPTDTRRLLNALDAPAKYWQDKYIAQNTHPLGSKNALKSLQDGSKYDAAHHLHHPFFNSFLEQFGYYDIFIVDAKSGHVVYSVFKELDYATSLLNGPYTQSGLGEVFRAARTLSSGEVAFVDFAPYLPSYNAAASFVATPIVKEGNILAVLVFQMPIDRLNDILTYQQNWQARGLGESGETYLVGSDFKMRSMSRFLLEDKAGYLQVLEQAKVDSKVIAAINRFDTSVGLQSVRTQAVEAALSGQSGFAIIEDYRNIAVASAYTFVEINGETWALLSELDQSEAFADVEEITNQITKMAIIITVILIAIALLCAWGLGNVIATPIQKMSRFINEVATSLDLTLRFNGSNSQDEMGQVERALNSMFETFTDTLNQVNLSAEKLSCQMAQLQANFTELTNKSDTQTDLTVHIAAAMEQMAATSEDVAKNAQYTSEASHDAVSASEQGKSNVAKNMQSSRSLEQAMDLTMQQMTALQEQSNNISQVLEVIQTIAEQTNLLALNAAIEAARAGEQGRGFSVVADEVRSLAQRTQQSTEEINRMIQGLQSGSANAMSAIREAHALTENNLSSTDCTRDSLQQINDQICKIEAFNEQMATAATEQSAVAKDVTQQISDITTLAQANCAIITEVNSMAAAADEDALLLKQQISKFHL
- a CDS encoding LacI family DNA-binding transcriptional regulator, with amino-acid sequence MKPKGKATSFDIAHFAGVSQSTVSRALRNSPLVNEETRRRVWEVAKQLNYKVDKNASNLRTQQSSTLALLLFEDPTGDESQINPFFLNMLGSITRACAKQGYDLLVSFQSTSQDWRADYEDSHRADGIILLGYGDYMDYQSRLQQLLSQDTKFVCWGATVDGREDLTVSCDNYGGGKLAAEHLLQQNRSQYVFIGDASDHSPEFFARFKGFRDTLTAQGLALPERQIANAISTEESGYHATRSLLANNIHFDALFAASDLIAIGALKALKEAGKDVPGDVAVIGFDNIAAASFISPALTTVQQNTTLAGQMLVNNLLSLIKGETVTDTLLPPKLIVRKSA
- a CDS encoding LacI family DNA-binding transcriptional regulator, translating into MKKVTINSVAQYAGVSKKTVSRVLNNEPNVSPATREKVLKVFKELDYRPNPIARGLARNKSFIIGCLYDNPSKSYITRVQSGALEACHKHNYNLLIHPCELRGEALIDNIDQLLTTSRLDGLVLTPPFSDSRELIDFLKQKNINYALVASAIQDDESISICSNDEQGAYELTEHLIALGHTDIAFIKGHPDHSATENRFNGYKRALEHHQIPLQERLVAEGNFSYHSGADSARAILDMTPRPSAVFASNDYMAAAVLKLATQRQLRVPEDLSIAGFDNAPIARHIWPGLTTIAQPVEEMTRLAVEQLIMQISEPQEQVYQRVLEARLITRESTAKNH